The Geoglobus acetivorans genome window below encodes:
- a CDS encoding PIN domain-containing protein, which produces MIVIDTSVLIDYVFEKDVMRNNIAKETLKLLRGLRVFAPRILLIEFVAVARRLGMTIPKLDVVRLTADFVLLPEDTIFEEAFRIAEHIHPRAADAYFIATARLTNSILITNDRVMASNAKKAGVEAYYLIEEFEKAAERLREME; this is translated from the coding sequence ATGATCGTTATTGACACTTCTGTATTGATTGATTACGTATTCGAGAAAGACGTTATGAGAAATAATATCGCCAAGGAAACTCTTAAACTCCTGAGGGGGCTCAGGGTATTCGCACCAAGAATTCTTCTTATCGAGTTCGTAGCTGTAGCGAGAAGGCTGGGTATGACCATTCCCAAGCTGGATGTGGTTAGGTTAACGGCAGATTTCGTTTTACTCCCTGAAGATACGATATTCGAGGAGGCTTTCAGAATAGCAGAGCACATTCATCCAAGAGCAGCTGACGCTTACTTCATAGCGACAGCCAGGTTAACGAACTCGATTCTGATCACCAACGATAGGGTTATGGCGAGCAATGCCAAGAAGGCTGGAGTGGAAGCGTATTATTTGATTGAGGAATTTGAAAAAGCTGCAGAACGGTTAAGGGAAATGGAGTAG
- a CDS encoding type II toxin-antitoxin system HicB family antitoxin gives MTTLTALVWKEGDQYVSKCPELEVASCGDTIEEALENLKEAVELYIENAKELVIPDDALEAVFSKKFATTFEVTI, from the coding sequence GTGACAACGCTGACAGCTCTGGTATGGAAGGAAGGAGATCAGTACGTTTCAAAATGCCCTGAGCTTGAGGTTGCGAGCTGTGGTGATACAATAGAGGAGGCTCTGGAGAACCTCAAGGAGGCCGTGGAGCTATACATCGAGAACGCAAAGGAGCTCGTCATACCTGATGATGCGCTTGAAGCTGTTTTCAGCAAGAAGTTTGCGACAACATTTGAGGTTACTATTTGA
- the mptA gene encoding GTP cyclohydrolase MptA produces MLPDVQLSKPEIELGLSRVGAKGIRKLVQVKREGKRPVILIATFEVFVDLPSTRKGVNLSRNFEAVDEVIENLTRNPVENIEELNERIVDELLRRHEYATKAEVLMEAEYILRKRTPASDQKTQEVVRIYSEAVKRRDGGKKLFVGAEVYGITVCPCAQELVRAYAAEQLEKAGFTADQISEIMKIVPFASHNQRGRGFVKVEVREDFRPRIEEIIEVAKSGMSHEIYEILKRSDELEVVKEAHFNPRFVEDAVRLMAKKAVEKFSDAPDDAILYFRQINEESIHQHDVVAERYATMGELRNEIG; encoded by the coding sequence ATGCTCCCGGATGTCCAGCTTTCAAAGCCCGAAATTGAACTTGGCCTCAGCAGAGTGGGAGCCAAGGGCATAAGAAAGCTCGTGCAGGTGAAGAGAGAGGGGAAAAGGCCCGTAATTCTCATAGCCACTTTTGAGGTGTTTGTTGACCTGCCATCCACGAGAAAGGGCGTCAATTTGAGCAGAAATTTTGAGGCAGTCGATGAGGTCATCGAGAATCTCACCCGCAATCCGGTCGAGAATATAGAAGAACTCAATGAGAGGATTGTAGATGAGCTGCTCAGGAGACACGAGTACGCAACGAAAGCAGAGGTTCTGATGGAAGCAGAGTACATACTGAGGAAGCGAACTCCCGCCTCAGACCAGAAAACTCAGGAGGTCGTGAGGATATACAGTGAGGCGGTTAAGCGGAGGGATGGAGGTAAAAAGCTGTTCGTGGGGGCAGAGGTTTACGGCATCACGGTCTGTCCGTGCGCTCAGGAGCTTGTGAGGGCGTATGCCGCAGAGCAGCTCGAGAAGGCAGGCTTCACAGCAGATCAGATATCTGAAATCATGAAAATAGTCCCGTTCGCATCCCACAACCAGCGAGGACGGGGCTTTGTCAAGGTGGAAGTGAGAGAGGACTTCAGACCCAGGATTGAGGAAATAATAGAGGTGGCAAAATCCGGGATGAGTCACGAGATATACGAAATCCTCAAGAGAAGCGACGAGCTTGAGGTGGTAAAAGAGGCACACTTCAACCCCCGATTCGTAGAGGATGCCGTTAGACTGATGGCGAAAAAGGCGGTTGAAAAGTTCTCGGACGCTCCAGATGATGCCATCCTCTATTTCCGGCAGATAAATGAGGAAAGCATTCACCAGCACGATGTTGTTGCGGAACGTTACGCAACCATGGGAGAGCTGAGGAATGAAATTGGCTGA
- a CDS encoding type IV pilin — protein MKLFRDEKGVSPVIGVILMVAITVILAAVIASFVFGLGSKAPKSAPQAQLVVVKAVNGSAKDYVLIDHQGGESIYLPDIKVVISNSSASKVITPSKGDVSINVTEDDYFEVGERLNITFNKDLANEGDTINVKLIHAPSNQPILSADVKVRSS, from the coding sequence ATGAAACTGTTTAGGGATGAGAAGGGTGTATCGCCTGTTATAGGCGTAATTTTAATGGTGGCAATAACGGTTATACTGGCGGCAGTGATTGCGAGCTTCGTGTTCGGACTGGGAAGCAAGGCACCAAAGAGTGCACCGCAGGCGCAGCTTGTTGTGGTAAAGGCAGTTAATGGTTCTGCTAAAGACTATGTTTTGATCGATCACCAGGGAGGAGAGAGCATATACCTTCCGGATATAAAAGTGGTTATATCCAACTCAAGTGCTTCGAAAGTTATTACTCCGTCAAAGGGAGATGTTTCAATCAATGTTACTGAAGATGATTACTTTGAGGTTGGAGAGCGGCTTAACATAACCTTCAACAAAGACTTAGCAAATGAAGGCGATACAATTAATGTAAAATTGATACATGCACCATCTAATCAGCCGATATTGAGTGCAGATGTTAAAGTAAGATCATCGTAA
- a CDS encoding antitoxin AF2212-like protein: MAKVIEVVYENGVFKPLENVDLREGEIVEIEIKEKRIGDRFYRVLEELERKAPKVHNAFKVLEEVRNDRY, from the coding sequence ATGGCAAAGGTTATCGAGGTGGTGTATGAGAATGGAGTATTTAAACCCCTTGAGAATGTTGACTTGAGGGAAGGAGAAATCGTAGAGATTGAGATAAAAGAGAAAAGGATTGGTGATAGATTTTATCGAGTATTAGAAGAGCTCGAAAGGAAGGCTCCAAAGGTTCACAATGCCTTCAAAGTTTTAGAGGAGGTTAGGAATGATCGTTATTGA
- a CDS encoding type II toxin-antitoxin system HicA family toxin, with protein MYRVDEDGSHRLVIIPRKKNIPKGTLLSILKQAGLSKDEFLELLK; from the coding sequence ATGTACAGAGTGGATGAGGACGGAAGCCACAGGCTGGTGATAATTCCGAGGAAAAAGAACATTCCAAAAGGTACACTCCTGTCAATTTTAAAACAGGCGGGATTAAGCAAGGATGAATTTCTGGAACTCCTCAAATAG
- a CDS encoding PIN domain-containing protein, whose translation MKAIIDTNVLIYDTFEDSIYHSQAKHLLDELNHWYIPAIVIHEYVWALKSLKISSEMVLYKVEEILNHHKSRLLENTEYDILSALDIVVKENLSLSRYNDKVILSAAIENRMSIATFDEKLRKQALSSGIGVLP comes from the coding sequence ATGAAAGCGATCATAGATACGAATGTTCTCATTTACGACACGTTTGAAGACAGTATTTATCATTCGCAGGCAAAACATCTTCTTGATGAACTCAATCACTGGTACATCCCGGCAATAGTCATTCACGAGTATGTCTGGGCGTTAAAATCACTAAAAATTTCTTCCGAAATGGTGCTCTACAAGGTGGAAGAAATACTGAATCACCACAAATCCAGATTGCTCGAAAACACAGAATACGACATTCTATCCGCACTTGATATCGTGGTTAAGGAGAACCTGAGTCTGTCAAGATACAACGATAAGGTTATTCTTTCAGCAGCAATAGAAAATAGAATGAGCATTGCCACATTTGACGAAAAGCTGAGAAAACAAGCCCTCTCTTCAGGAATAGGTGTTTTGCCCTGA
- a CDS encoding AbrB/MazE/SpoVT family DNA-binding domain-containing protein has translation MKVRVTRNYQITIPAEIRRKINLQLGEVVDVTYDDVTGEIRIKKVSEKRKTLKIGKKLAPDEIENLISMGMDESL, from the coding sequence ATGAAAGTCAGGGTTACAAGAAACTATCAGATAACAATTCCCGCGGAAATAAGGAGGAAAATCAACCTACAGCTTGGCGAAGTTGTTGATGTGACCTATGATGATGTAACGGGAGAGATAAGGATAAAAAAAGTCTCAGAAAAGAGAAAAACTCTGAAAATCGGGAAAAAGCTTGCTCCAGATGAGATTGAAAACTTGATAAGCATGGGCATGGACGAGTCACTATGA